In Neofelis nebulosa isolate mNeoNeb1 chromosome 13, mNeoNeb1.pri, whole genome shotgun sequence, the genomic stretch cccctttaattttccCCAGTTCTATTCTTAGGCAGAGTTCTCAAGCAGCACATCATCCTTTGTGATAGAGTGAAGGCAGCCggcaatttattttcctttatcgAGAGCAAAGGCACTggggtaaatttttaaaaatcctattacaTTATTACCTAAGTGCACTCACTTCTCCCTTTAGCTCTGCTCCCAGTGGAAACAAGTGGCTAATCCTTATTAGTGCCAATTATTAAAGAGGAATGGCTGTAGCCCTACCTCAGGTCCACtagatttttccttttgaataaCATTGGGATACGTTTTCATGAAGGGGGTAGttataatgaatgggtcaaactgACACTTGTTGACTTACTTATTCTATTTCTGCCCAAGGACCATTGCAAAGTATGGATTAACTCAGACTTGGAAATGTAAattctatcagaaaaaaaaatacggcTCATGCTATTGAATTGAACATTTGAGCCATCCTCAGAAAATTCAAACTATGAAAAGACaagaatatattttcctctaGGAAAATTCTGAacttctgcactgacagcacagagcctgcttgggattctttcgcttcttctctgtccttccccaacttgtactctctctctccctctcaaaataaataaattttttaaatattcaaattttaaaaaagaaagcacttaccccccccccccaccatgtatCAATACGGGGATGATACGATAATACTAATACTCACTATGGCTGATCAAGAGTCTGCCACATGCCGGACTTTTTTCCTCGgtgtttttagatattttttatatttgggtCTTGGAGCAACCCTCCACGATAGGCATTTTCTCCATTTGCAAACAAAGTTAACCACCTTACTGGAGACCCACCATCAAAGTGGGTGCACAGCAATGCAAGCTGATTCCTTTTTTGGGTATAAAATGGAAGGGTGTCAGAGGAGGTGAGCTATTAACgggtattattttaagtttatttatttatgtatttttagagagagacagagggagtgagtagggagaggggcagagagagagagggagagagagtcccaagcaggctccacgccgtcagcgcagagcccaacatggggcttgaacccacgaaccatgagatcataacctgagccgaaaccaagattcagatgcttaaccaactgagccacccagccatccctaTTACTGGGTATTTTCTATCTAACATTTAGATGAGCACGCTTACCAGTGTGAGGAGTTAGTAGAAAACTCCCCTGTGGTACGTGTGAGTCAGGGTGTGAGTACGCAGCTGCTTCCGTGTGTGTAAAAAATGAGTATGTGAATAAACCGAATGGGTGATGAAACAGATCCTTCAAGTTGGCAACTATATAACCTGGACTACTACAgataaaataggaacaaaaatcataaggatatatattttttaatttagacacAAATATTGGTCTGCTCTTTCTTGAAGTGGAATTGACTTTGTTACTGATTCTTTTCATTGATGgacaacatttattgagcacttacaacGCACCAGATGCTCAGCCTAACCCTTAACACTGCTTTTATCTTCCCAGCAATCCCATGAGGCAGTTGCTCGTATtcccattttgctgatgaggaaactgaggcgcggGAAAGAGAAGTCACTTGTCCTCAGTCCTATCGGTGAAAGGACGGAACCAGGCATCAAGCCTGGCTAACTTCACAGCTGTGTGCTTTACTGCATCACACGGACTCTTTTGAAACGAGCTCGATTACTcctcattttgttctgttttcattttcgtaCCTCATTTCAAAACTCACACCGTGTTTAGTCCTTACTATGTTAAGGTATACGGTGGCCTTTAGCTTAAGCTTCCGATCTGATCCTGACGATCTTAGTAAATACAGGGACTCTTGCCTGGTCCCATCACAGGCAAAAGCAGAAATGATGGCTTCCACAGAAGTCACGTGCTCCAcaattttgttaaagttttttcTATCCTTAAATGTCCGGGTACATTTAGAACCCTCATTTATGTCGTGAAATAGCTCTTTgttcttaatataatttttaaattggcaCTTGTAAATCCTGGTATAATTCTTTGCACATGCTAAGTGTTCGATGAAGTTTTGTTGACATAAGTAAgcatattacatttttttgtaGAATAAAATATGCCCCAAGAGTACTTAAAACCTGTGaagtttggaaataatttcagttCCCAAAATAGCCAGCCAAATTTGTAtgatttggtaaaaaaaaaaaaaaaaaaaaaaaaaaaaagttaaaatgacttGCCAAGTATTTTCTTATGATCTGgccttaatgttttctttttttctttatcaccttCAGATGACATACATAATTTGTTTAGAAAGTACTTATcttgggaaacctgggtggctcagtcagttaagcatccgactcttgatctccactcaggtcaggatctcatggttcataggatcaagccccacatcaggttctgcacagacagcgcagagcctgcttgggattctttgtctccttctctctctgtcctcctccactcgcactctctctccccttctcaaaataaataaatttttaaaattttaaaaaagaaagtacttacctcccccctgccccaccgtgTATCAATGCAGGGATGATACGATAATACTAATACTCACTGTGGctgatcaagagtctgacacatGCCAGGCTTTTTTCCTTggtgcttttaggattttttatatttgagCCTTGTAGCGATGCACCGCGATAGgcattttctccatttataaatGAAGTTACCCGCCTTCCTGGAGACCCACCACCGAAGTGGAAGAACTATAATTCGAGCCTGTGTTGGCCTATTTCCAgtgcccctctctgctcttttCTATGAAGACAATAATCCCTGCTCTTTGTGCAAATTTATGCTATGGAACTTGCTCACATCACTCTTGTGTACCACAAGGTGAGATATTTAGCCATTTGCATTTTATCTGCTGATAGACATTTACAGATGACAAAGGGATGGTAATAAGTGAAACGGCCTACAGTCTTGTTTTGTCTCAAGTGACTTCTCTTCCAGAGAGTCTTCTTGTCACCCACACAAGCTCAAacacatttaattatttcaattaaacACATACCTATATATTTCCACTGGAGTTATTGCATGGTATGGGACTCCGGATCCTTGGACTAGATGCCTGGAATCCTTCCTCTGGTTCCAGCTTTACCACTGGATGACCTCTCGAATGTCACTTAAAGTCTCTGGGCTCAGGTTTCTTCATCTGCTGTCTTAGTGGCCGGCCAGCTCTTGCATACAATGATTTTTTCAATAACATTAATGTCTTCTAAAAATGATAAGACAAAATATGTTTTACCTAGTGTAGTGGGCTAGACAGTGGTCCCCCCCAAAAGATAAATTGACATCCTCACCCCTGGAACCTGTGAGTGTACCTTATATGGCTAAAGAGTGGCTAGTATcttgtatggaaaaaaaaaaatgtgatgaagTTAAGAATCTTAAGAAGAGGAAGGTACCCTGTATTATCAGGGTGGACCTTAAATACCCTCAAtgtatccttataagagagaggcagaggaagttttgagacagaaaaggaggcaGCCATGTATCATGGAGCGGAGatgggagtgatgtggccacaagccaaggaattgCCTAGAGGCACCcaaagctagaagaggcaaggaacagattttCTCCTAAAGCCTCCAGAGGACACATGACCCagccaacactttgatttcagatttctggcccCTAGCAACGTAAGAGaatacacttattttattttgttttaagccacccagtttgtagtaatttgttacatacCTGGTTATGCCACAAAATGCTTCTCCTGGATTTTTCTGGAATACTTGTAGGGGAACACTTATAGAGGAAAACACACAAGACCTGAATATTAATTAGGTCTTCTCAACTCAATATGCACCCTAATGTAGCACTCAGAGACTGTGATCGGAAATGTGTTTAATCTCTTCTTTTAGAGGAAGTCTGAGCTTTCACTTGAGTTGGCTATACTGAGAATAAGCTTATGTGTTGGGGGAAACCAGTTCTCGCTGGAAAGTATAGAGCAAAGAGGAGTGAAAAGAATATTCCCAACACCCTTTTCAAGAATTGTAAAGGACTGTCTTAATTGCCAAATCCaaattggaaatgaaaacaggttaTGACAGGAAATCTGTATAGGTAGGATCGGCAAGGTGGATAGATACAGGCTCCATCCGACTCAGGCCCTGGAGTGTCAGAAGAAATTCCTGCAGCATTGGCCCATGGTTATGAGGACTGAGAACTACAAATAGAATGGGAATTATTCATGGTTAGCAAGGTGCTGACTTTTAGAGAAGGATCTTAAAAGTCTTATAATCCAACCCTTGAAATGTTGGTTGAATTTCCTTACCTCACAGCCACATTATCACCTGACTTCTAAAAACCTCAAAtatcattcattcgttcatccatccattcaataTTCGAGTGTCTCCTACCGAGGCCACAATAATGGATCAGACTAGAAATGAACAGTCTTCTGTAATAAGATGTAATAGGAGAAAGAGAACATCATAGTAGAGAAAGACACAACGGGCTGAAACAGCAAAGCTGAGATGACCACCTCTGCCTGGAGGACTCAAGGCCAGCATCGtaagaggtgatatttgagctgaaGCTTAGCAGTGAATAGCACTTGCCCCCGGAGGCAGttcatttcctctttgaaaaGTCCTTCCTTACATTGAACCAAAATGTGTGCTTCATTAATTTTTACCTCAACTCTGAATGGTCATTATAAGCCAATGACTCTAGGGACTTTGATCTCAATGGGTGGGAAGGTACTAGGAATGTATAAACTCTGTTTTCAGTATGGCTTTGCTTTATGGAGGGTCTTTTGAAAGGAAAGTACCGAATATTCTCATTTCTTGGATAATAAATTCTTGAATAAGAATTTTTAGGGATTGTCAGAGGAAACTGCTTTGATAGTTAATATTACAGCAAGTATGAATTCTTAAGGAAATGGCCCAACTTCCTGCACCACACTTCTGAGTAGATCTTCCCCATATGTGCTAGGAAGGTACAGAGATAATAATGTAAGAACAGCGTAAGGTGTGTGACATGTAAAAACACAACTGCTTGAGCCAGAAGCCTGGGAGACAGCAGAGATGCCTCTCCTAGGTCATCACTTCCTGCTGATTCTAGCTTTGGCTGGACTCCATCCATTCCTCCCTGGCCCTGTGGCCTCCACATCTCTCCCCTGAATGACTGCGTCGGCCTCCTGCCTGTCTCCAATCTTCATTCACACCTTTCTCCTGGCCATTCTCCATCACTCCCGGTGATGCTCAAAAATGAGAATTTGATCATGTCTTCCCAGCCTAAAGCTCTTCAGTGTCTTTCTATGATGTGAGAGTCAAATCCAAACTCTTCTGTGTGGTTTATAAAGTCAGTGGGTGCTGGACCCACTGGCCTGTTCAGTGACTTGCAGACCACAGTCATCTTTGCTCCCTCATTGGCCATGACACTTGACTTCTCTTAGCTCCTTGAAAACACTAGGCTGTACCTCATACCCAGGCCTTTGCACAGACTTTTCCCCTAGCTAGAAACATCCTCATGCTTCTCCCTTTCTACATCTGCCAGTGCCCCTGCCTCCAGAAAGCTCTcggcatctctctgtctctctgtctctgtctctgtttctgtctctctctctctctctcacacacacacacacacacacacacacctctttagCCCACCTTGCTCCTGCTTCTCCTTCATGTTTTGGTTCAAATGGCTCATCTAGCAGGTAGTCAGCTCCCCGTAACTGTCTTGGCTTCCCCCCACTGAAAGCTTCCCTAGTGCCCTTACATTTCTCCTTCTACTCAATACTCTTCACTCTTTAATTCCTTGGTTAATGCTTGTATTCCCAGCTAGACTGGGAACCCCATAAGAGCAGAGACTACAACCCTCTGGTTTAGTTTTGTATCTCCAGTATTGAGGACAGTATCTGACACATATTGGGCCTTAGgtatatatttgttgaatcaagAAAAAAGGGATTTGAATAATTGGCATGAACTTATGAATCATTGGGAGGGGGGGACGACTTAGGCAAACTCAGAGGGGGATTATGGTATTCCCTAAGATAAACAGAAAAGTAGGATAATTTCGTCCTCTGTCAAGCAATTGGCTCTGAGAAAACCAGGCTGTTGGACGTTGGAGAAGTCGGCTCAGGGCACTGCAATGAAATGCTCTGGGCTGTACTAAAGGGAgctgttattactgttatttgtGAGGAGTAGATTTCTTGTTCTCCTCCCTTTATATGCAGGCAAAGAGTGGTCTCTAGGGTGGACCACCAAACAGTAAAGCTGGGGCTGGAGAGACAGCCTTTCATCCAAATTTAGCTTCTGAATCTCTGAAGGGTCCTGGTTTCCTAAATCCCCCAACTTGGCCTTCAGGACCCTCCACAATCTGGGAGCCCTCTTCTCATctggccttttctttccctttgcattGCTTTCCATTAAACACCCTTTGCTTCAGTGACTCAGAAATCAATACATGAAAATCCAACAggcactctttttatttttctttttttttaataagacctTGTGTTAACAGCTTTAAGAAACCCAAAGAAGGGGCGGCCTGGGAACGGCGATCCGGACGCGGGCTGGCATGTCGGCTCTGAAGCGGTTGGCGCCTTTCTTTCGGGTTGGAAACCACTTGTTCAGAGGCCGCGGCTCCGGGGCGGCTGGAGGCACTGGAGTCCGTCATGCCGGTGGCGGGGTGCATATCGAACCTCGGTATAGGCAGTTTCCCCAGCTGACCAAGTCCCAGGTGGTCCAGGCCGAGTTCTTCAGTGGGACCATGTGGTTCTGGATTCTCTGGCGTTTTTGGCATGACTCGGATGCTGTGTTGGGTCACTTTCCATATCTAGATCCTTCCCAGTGGACAGATGAAGAACTAGGTATCCTCCCTGATGATGAAGACTGAAAGTGTCGATTGAACTCTTTACAAGAGTCAGGCGAAAGTTTCAAGCGATTGAGGACTTCATATCGTACCTGAAAGTTGTACATTAAAGTGTTTTGgtcaacagtgaaaaaaaaaaaaaaaaaagaaacccaaagaaagaCCACTTAACAGGTGCTACCATGGGCATGGAAACTGATGGTCTGGATTCAGGCCCCTGCTTTGGGGTTTTCTAATTCTCTGATCAGAGCAAGTCACCTAATGTCTTTGAACCTACTTTATGTGTTTACCCGTGGAATCGTTGAAAGATGGGATGAGATAATACACGTAAAGTGCTCAGCTGGGCCCTGGATCGTAGTAAGAGCTCCATAGATGTCACTATCATCATTGTTATCATCATCGCCATTGCCCTCGTCATCATTGTCGCCATTGTTATTGTCATCATCGTCATTATTGTCATCATGGTCACTGTTGTCATAATTGTTATCATTATGCACAGTACCCCACTTCAGTTGGAAATTCAAGTCATGGGCACACGAGTAGCTAACACACAAAAGAGTGTGTTCTAAGCATCCAATGTCATGGTATTTCCTTTTCctgacttttcctttcctctcctcccactcacttctgtcttcttccttcagaGCCAAGGACCCTTCACCTTGATGAGTTTGCTCCTTTTCTGCAGGCTTCCCCAGGCTTTGCATCCCTGCCGTTCTTACTCTTTCCCCTCTGGACTCATGGTGGAGTCACTCATTTGGTTATGAATCATAGGTGGCCTTTATACTCCCCATAGGCTTTGTCTTCCCAATGTTGACTTCCAGAAGGCAAgcctgagtcttggttttggccttCCACAGATCACAAGCAAATATTCCTTGAGCACCCGTCATGACAGCGTGGGCTGTGGGCACACCAAGCGCCGGGGCCGAGCTTAGCTGGATGGATGCTCAGTGAGTGTTTGGGAATAGTCTGATCTAGCATTGTTTCATCAGAGAGTGGAAAGCTCATATCCACTTTTGTaaagaattaaattatttaagcACCAAGACTGTTTGTAGCTTACAGCAAGTAGTCAATTAGGtgacttaaattaatttttggcaGCAGCTAAATGGAGCCTCAAGTCTTTTGTCTTTAAACAGctaatccaaaacaaaaaaaataataattaagtatTTCTGAAACAATATTATTCACAgacttaaaatatacaatttaattaaatttgtgttcttaatctttttatagaaattaatttcaagttcattcagaaaagaaagggCCATGCATACCTCAGGATTCTGCCTATGAACGTTCAACACCCAGCCTACCAATTCTTGTGATATCTGGGCTGGGAAGGAAGATATCCTTAGGTTCTTCTGAATGAGAAT encodes the following:
- the LOC131492471 gene encoding NADH dehydrogenase [ubiquinone] 1 beta subcomplex subunit 2, mitochondrial-like; this translates as MSALKRLAPFFRVGNHLFRGRGSGAAGGTGVRHAGGGVHIEPRYRQFPQLTKSQVVQAEFFSGTMWFWILWRFWHDSDAVLGHFPYLDPSQWTDEELGILPDDED